One part of the Arthrobacter sp. EM1 genome encodes these proteins:
- a CDS encoding dienelactone hydrolase family protein encodes MERVLWSKPEHERDGTPLLVMMHGYGRDESRMVKLFGSLPSGFSCAALRGPKEIGDGYGWFLLDYFLTHDFADVIAAANAVFSWIESVRSQHTSVSLLGYSQGMAMATTLLRLRPAEFRAAVGLSGFVLDNELLAMSESFESRPPFFWGRDRDDLVINAAAAEHTEEWLHEHTQLTARTYPGTGHAISAAELVDVSAFLRHYVLNPGS; translated from the coding sequence ATGGAGCGCGTCCTCTGGTCCAAACCGGAACACGAACGCGACGGGACCCCGTTGCTGGTCATGATGCACGGCTACGGCCGGGATGAATCCCGGATGGTGAAACTCTTTGGCAGCCTGCCGTCCGGGTTCAGTTGCGCGGCGCTCCGTGGCCCCAAGGAGATCGGCGACGGGTACGGCTGGTTCCTGCTGGACTACTTCCTGACCCATGACTTCGCTGACGTCATCGCTGCCGCCAATGCCGTGTTCAGCTGGATCGAATCAGTCAGGTCCCAACACACCAGCGTCAGCCTGCTCGGCTACTCGCAGGGCATGGCCATGGCCACGACGCTGCTCCGGTTGCGGCCGGCGGAGTTCCGCGCCGCCGTCGGGCTGTCAGGATTTGTGCTGGACAACGAACTCCTGGCGATGAGCGAATCGTTCGAGTCCCGGCCGCCCTTCTTCTGGGGCCGGGACCGGGATGACCTGGTGATAAACGCCGCCGCCGCGGAGCACACCGAGGAGTGGCTCCACGAGCACACACAGCTCACGGCGAGGACCTACCCGGGAACGGGCCACGCCATTTCGGCCGCGGAACTGGTGGACGTCAGCGCGTTCCTCCGCCACTATGTGCTGAACCCGGGAAGCTGA
- a CDS encoding HAD-IA family hydrolase, producing MTELSNSTPSSWAGASAILFDLDGVLTPTAIVHERAWRELFDGYLQSVPGAAAYRASDYFDHIDGKPRFDGVRDFLASRDIVLPEGPLEDEPEHNTVHGLGNRKNQVFNDIVAAGGVRPYAGSVRFVDAALARGLKLAVVSSSRNAPAVLKAAGLSDYFPVVVDGVVAVAEGLPGKPSPATYEYAARLLGLPSDECVVVEDAVSGVQSGRAGNFHSVIGVDRGAGRQTLLAAGATLVVNDLDELL from the coding sequence ATGACTGAGCTTTCCAACAGCACCCCGTCGAGCTGGGCCGGGGCGTCTGCCATCCTCTTTGACCTCGACGGCGTCCTGACCCCAACCGCGATTGTGCACGAGCGCGCCTGGCGCGAACTTTTTGACGGCTACCTCCAGTCCGTTCCCGGGGCCGCCGCCTACCGCGCAAGCGACTATTTCGACCACATCGACGGCAAACCCCGTTTCGATGGCGTCCGGGACTTCCTCGCCTCCCGCGACATCGTCCTGCCGGAAGGCCCGCTGGAGGACGAGCCGGAGCACAACACCGTCCACGGCCTGGGTAACCGCAAAAACCAGGTCTTTAACGACATCGTCGCCGCCGGCGGGGTTCGGCCCTACGCAGGCTCCGTGCGGTTCGTCGACGCGGCACTGGCCCGCGGGCTGAAGCTCGCCGTCGTCTCCTCCTCCCGCAACGCCCCGGCGGTGCTCAAGGCCGCCGGACTTTCGGATTACTTCCCGGTAGTGGTCGACGGGGTCGTCGCCGTGGCCGAGGGCCTGCCCGGCAAGCCCAGCCCGGCGACCTACGAATATGCCGCCCGGTTGCTGGGCCTGCCCAGCGACGAGTGCGTTGTGGTCGAGGATGCCGTGTCCGGCGTCCAATCCGGCCGGGCCGGGAACTTCCATTCGGTGATCGGCGTGGACCGCGGGGCAGGCCGGCAGACCCTGCTGGCCGCCGGAGCCACGCTCGTCGTCAACGACCTCGACGAGCTGCTCTAG